From the Lolium rigidum isolate FL_2022 chromosome 2, APGP_CSIRO_Lrig_0.1, whole genome shotgun sequence genome, one window contains:
- the LOC124686082 gene encoding glycine-rich protein 2-like has product MAMEARMKGSVKWFNDTKGFGFISPDDGSEDLFVHQSSIKADGFRSLAEGEAVEFVIEQGDDGRTKAVDVTGPDGSFVQGGGGGGGGGGFGSRGGGGSRGGGGYGGRGGDGYGGRDGSGGFGGGGGWGGPRRSGGGGAGGSCFKCGEPGHMARDCSVNAPAGGGFGGGGGAGGACFKCGEPGHMARDCVNGGGGGYGGGGYGGGGGGGSCYNCGEPGHLARDCPTGGGGGGRSYGGGGGRGDCYTCGQPGHMSRDCTAK; this is encoded by the coding sequence ATGGCGATGGAGGCGAGGATGAAGGGCAGCGTCAAGTGGTTCAACGACACCAAGGGCTTCGGCTTCATCTCCCCCGACGACGGCAGCGAGGACCTCTTCGTCCACCAGTCCTCCATCAAGGCCGACGGCTTCCGCTCGCTGGCTGAGGGCGAGGCCGTCGAGTTCGTCATCGAGCAGGGCGACGACGGCCGCACCAAGGCCGTCGACGTCACCGGCCCCGACGGATCCTTCGtccagggcggcggcggtggtggcggcggaggcggcttcgggtcccgcggcggcggcggatctcgCGGCGGGGGTGGATATGGTGGTCGCGGCGGGGACGGCTACGGCGGGCGTGATGGATCTGGTGGTTTCGGTGGTGGTGGCGGGTGGGGCGGCCCGAGGAGATCTGGCGGGGGTGGCGCTGGTGGGTCCTGCTTCAAGTGCGGCGAGCCTGGACACATGGCCAGGGACTGCTCCGTCAACGCCCCAGCTGGAGGCGGATttggtggtggaggcggcgctggcggggcCTGCTTCAAGTGCGGCGAGCCTGGCCACATGGCCAGGGACTGcgtcaacggcggcggcggcgggtacgGCGGCGGTGGatacggtggtggcggcggcggcgggagctgcTACAACTGCGGCGAGCCGGGCCACCTCGCCAGGGACTgccccaccggcggcggcggtggcggccggagctacggcggaggaggcggccgcggcGACTGCTACACCTGCGGCCAGCCCGGCCACATGTCCCGCGACTGCACAGCCAAATGA